The Coregonus clupeaformis isolate EN_2021a chromosome 6, ASM2061545v1, whole genome shotgun sequence genome has a segment encoding these proteins:
- the LOC121567985 gene encoding uncharacterized protein NKAPD1: protein MSRVPMGKVLLRNVIRHTDAHNKIQEESEMWKLRGMEKGPSTSHRPMPPASNSSRSHMHCDRVEDGSVDRLGDGLRRREHSFGQDEREARYWTKKLYDFEANDPDRWGHSGFKELYPEEFKSDWERDRGDDQNVHCRKKNTKSRLKTAKSKHLKKSSKKKKKKKEEKRRRTGESDGESSSNSVKQKRKSSKSKHKRKKSEREEESSSEDNDEERGRRKKRQRDSHRDSGPESHKKRRKNWKAGEDKLEDSSED, encoded by the exons ATGTCCAGGGTGCCGATGGGCAAGGTGTTGCTGCGAAATGTTATTCGTCACACAGATGCCCACAACAAG ATCCAGGAGGAGTCAGAGATGTGGAAGTTGAGGGGGATGGAGAAGGGTCCGTCCACCAGCCACAGACCGATGCCACCAGCCTCAAATTCATCCAG GAGTCACATGCACTGTGATCGTGTGGAGGATGGGTCTGTAGATAGACTGGGAGACGGGCTGCGGAGAAGAGAACACAGCTTCGGCCAGGACGAGAGGGAGGCACGCTACTGGACCAAGAAACTCTATGACTTCGAGGCCAATGATCCAGACAG ATGGGGACACAGCGGTTTTAAGGAGCTATACCCAGAGGAGTTTAAAAGTGACTG GGAAAGAGACCGTGGTGATGATCAGAATGTGCATTGCAGAAAGAAAAATACTAAGTCCAGACTTAAAACAGCCAAATCAAAACATCTGAAGAAATcctccaagaagaagaagaagaaaaaagaggAAAAGCGAAGGAGGACAGGTGAGTCAGACGGTGAGTCCAGCAGCAACAGTGTCAAACAGAAGAGGAAAAGCAGCAAGAGCAAACATAAGAggaaaaagagtgagagagaggaggagagcagctcAGAGGACAATGATGAGGAGAGAGGCAGAAGGAAGAAACGACAGAGGGACTCCCACAGAGACTCAGGACCAGAGTCACACAAGAAGAGGAGGAAAAACTGGAAAGCAGGAGAGGACAAATTGGAGGACAGTTCTGAGGATTGA
- the LOC121567984 gene encoding leucine-rich repeat and fibronectin type III domain-containing protein 1-like: protein MDRLVVCVLLCGLLCAVLVKGYNCPGRCICQHLSPTLTLLCAKTGLLFVPPTIDRKTVELRLTDNFITIIRRKDFFNMTSLVHLTLSRNTISQITPHAFLGLRSLRALHMDGNRLSVIKSDHFKGLVNLRHLILGNNQIHHVAPTSFDEFVSTIEDLDLSNNNLRTLPWEEIGRMSHINTLTLDHNLIDHIGAGTFTLLTKLVRLDMTSNRLQKLPPDSLFQHAQVLSDAKGSNPSSLAVSFGGNPLHCNCELLWLRRLTREDDLETCASPDHLMDKYFWSIQEEEFICEPPLITKHLSTKPYVMEGQGVTLKCKAMGDPDPAIHWRFPDGKLVHNNSRTILYDNGTLDILITTLKDSGAFNCVASNAAGIATAVVEINMIPLPLFVNNTLHHMREADRGLSDITTSSKSGNDTKGHDKHQDKRVVVAELTSSSAVIRWPSERHIPGIRMYQIQYNSTADDTLVYRMIPSTSKTFLINDLAAGREYDLCVLAVYDDGITSLTATRVVGCVQFHTASEVSQCRFIHSQFLGGTMIIIIGGIIVASVLVFIIILMICYKAHSSPEDSKAKVSSSMHSQTNGSQHRLQRSTSKQPAEDSHQREALPVAAKECMALVLKVDNDKREWDTPPATRAILEVELPPLPTDKMKRTSLDAQHSGSGPPSEDTQTDSSLTGSTMSLCLLGPNAGTKEAPRLKDKKNALANMGFNNELARTRHRFSFDGGDYSIFQSHSYPRRARTRRHKSTDQLNMESSPLANRRVTFSSTEWMLESTV from the exons atggatcgtctggttgtgtgtgtgctgCTGTGTGGACTGCTGTGTGCGGTGCTGGTGAAGGGCTACAACTGCCCCGGCCGCTGCATCTGCCAGCACCTCTCCCCCACTCTGACTCTGCTCTGCGCTAAGACCGGTCTGCTGTTTGTGCCCCCAACCATCGACCGCAAGACTGTGGAGCTGCGTCTCACAGACAACTTCATCACCATCATCCGCAGGAAAGACTTTTTCAACATGaccagcctggtccacctcaccCTGTCCCGTAACACCATCAGCCAGATTACGCCCCACGCCTTCCTGGGCCTGCGCTCTTTACGAGCCCTCCACATGGACGGCAACCGCCTCAGTGTCATCAAGAGCGACCACTTCAAAGGCCTGGTCAACCTCCGCCACCTCATACTGGGGAACAACCAGATTCACCACGTGGCCCCAACCTCATTTGATGAGTTTGTGTCAACCATCGAGGACCTGGATCTGTCCAACAACAACCTGAGGACCCTGCCCTGGGAGGAGATAGGCAGGATGAGCCACATCAACACCCTCACCCTTGATCACAACCTGATCGATCACATCGGAGCTGGGACTTTCACGCTCCTCACCAAGCTGGTTCGTCTGGATATGACCTCCAACCGGCTGCAGAAGCTACCTCCGGACAGCCTGTTTCAGCACGCCCAGGTGCTGTCAGATGCCAAGGGCTCCAACCCGTCCTCCCTGGCGGTGAGCTTTGGGGGGAACCCTCTCCACTGTAACTGTGAGCTGCTGTGGCTCCGCAGACTGACCCGGGAGGACGACCTGGAGACCTGCGCCTCCCCGGATCACCTCATGGACAAGTACTTCTGGTCCATCCAGGAGGAGGAGTTCATCTGCGAGCCCCCGCTCATCACCAAACACCTATCCACCAAGCCCTACGTCATGGAGGGCCAGGGGGTCACCCTCAAGTGCAAGGCCATGGGAGACCCGGACCCGGCCATCCACTGGCGCTTCCCCGACGGCAAGCTGGTGCACAACAACTCCCGCACCATCCTGTATGACAACGGTACCTTGGACATCCTCATCACCACCCTGAAGGACAGCGGTGCCTTCAACTGTGTGGCCTCCAATGCTGCAGGCATCGCCACAGCTGTCGTGGAGATCAACATGATCCCTCTGCCCTTGTTCGTCAACAACACATTGCACCACATGCGCGAGGCCGATCGGGGCCTCTCTGACATCACCACCTCCTCCAAGTCAGGCAACGACACCAAGGGCCATGACAAACACCAGGACAAGAGGGTGGTGGTGGCCGAGCTGACCTCCTCCTCGGCTGTGATTCGTTGGCCCTCTGAGCGCCACATCCCAGGCATCAGGATGTACCAGATCCAGTACAACAGCACTGCAGACGACACACTGGTTTACAG AATGATCCCGTCCACCAGTAAGACCTTCCTGATCAACGACCTGGCGGCGGGCCGGGAGTATGACCTGTGTGTCCTGGCAGTGTACGACGACGGCATCACCTCTCTGACGGCCACGCGCGTGGTGGGCTGCGTCCAGTTCCACACAGCCAGCGAGGTCAGCCAGTGCCGCTtcatccacagccagtttctgggtGGCACCATGATAATTATCATTGGCGGCATCATTGTGGCCTCAGTACTGGTGTTTATCATCATCCTCATGATCTGCTACAAGGCCCACAGCAGCCCAGAGGACAGCAAGGCCAAGGTCAGCTCCAGCATGCACTCCCAGACCAACGGCAGCCAGCACAGACTCCAGCGCTCCACCTCCAAGCAGCCTGCTGAGGACAGCCACCAGAGAGAAGCCCTACCAGTGGCAGCCAAGGAGTGCATGGCCCTGGTGCTGAAGGTGGACAATGACAAGAGGGAGTGGGACACCCCTCCGGCCACCAGGGCCATCCTGGAAGTGGAGCTGCCCCCCCTGCCCACGGACAAGATGAAGAGGACCAGCCTGGACGCCCAGCACTCTGGATCTGGCCCCCCGTCagaggacacacagacagacagcagcctgACGGGCTCCACCATGTCCTTGTGTCTCCTAGGCCCCAACGCCGGCACCAAGGAGGCCCCCAGGCTCAAGGACAAGAAGAACGCCCTGGCCAACATGGGGTTTAATAACGAGCTGGCACGAACTAGGCACAGGTTCAGCTTTGATGGGGGAGACTACTCCATATTTCAGAGCCACAGTTACCCCCGCAGAGCGCGGACGAGGCGGCACAAGTCCACCGACCAGCTCAACATGGAGTCCTCGCCGCTGGCCAACCGGAGAGTCACTTTCAGCAGCACTGAATGGATGCTGGAGAGCACAGTGTAA